One genomic window of Garra rufa chromosome 24, GarRuf1.0, whole genome shotgun sequence includes the following:
- the prmt6 gene encoding protein arginine N-methyltransferase 6 has protein sequence MANLWKMSQLCTKKRKLDRSTEDYMYFDSYSDVTIHEEMIADTVRTNTYRMGIFKNSKSIEGKVVLDVGAGTGVLSLFCAQAGARKVYAVEASSIADQAVKIVKLNQMEDKIEVIKATLETIELAEQVDVIVSEWMGYALLHESMLNSVIFARDKWLKPGGLILPSRADLYIAPINDLVVEGRLNFWSTVKGQYGVDMSCMTDFARKCIMNKDITVNPVTVEDVLSHPCKFAELDLNTVTLEQLRDVRGVFSCQCFGSSSIHAFCVWFTVTFPAEEKALVLSTSPFKPETHWKQAVLYLDDAVDVIQDTKVEGEISLYPSEENSRHICIRVDYVIGEQKKHSKTFSIPDQYLEVK, from the coding sequence ATGgcaaacttgtggaaaatgtcACAGCTCTGTACCAAGAAAAGAAAACTAGACAGGAGTACAGAGGATTACATGTACTTTGACAGCTACTCCGATGTCACCATTCACGAAGAGATGATAGCAGACACTGTACGCACTAACACGTACAGAATGGGCATTTTTAAAAACAGTAAGTCAATAGAGGGGAAAGTGGTGCTTGATGTGGGAGCCGGTACCGGCGTCTTGAGCTTATTCTGTGCGCAAGCGGGTGCCAGGAAGGTTTATGCAGTCGAAGCGAGCTCGATTGCCGACCAGGCTGTGAAAATCGTTAAACTGAATCAGATGGAGGATAAAATCGAAGTGATTAAAGCTACACTAGAGACGATCGAACTGGCCGAACAGGTGGATGTGATTGTCAGCGAGTGGATGGGCTACGCGCTCCTCCACGAATCCATGCTGAACTCGGTGATCTTCGCCCGGGATAAGTGGCTCAAACCCGGTGGCCTCATATTACCGTCGCGGGCGGATCTTTACATCGCTCCCATAAACGATCTAGTGGTGGAGGGCAGATTGAATTTCTGGAGCACCGTTAAAGGACAGTACGGCGTGGACATGTCCTGCATGACCGACTTTGCCAGGAAGTGCATCATGAACAAAGACATCACCGTGAATCCGGTGACGGTGGAGGATGTGCTTTCCCATCCGTGCAAGTTTGCCGAGCTGGATTTGAACACGGTCACACTTGAGCAGCTCCGTGATGTGAGGGGCGTGTTCAGCTGCCAGTGCTTCGGCTCGTCCTCCATCCACGCCTTTTGCGTGTGGTTCACGGTGACTTTCCCCGCTGAGGAGAAGGCCCTGGTGCTCTCCACGTCTCCTTTCAAACCAGAGACGCACTGGAAACAGGCTGTGCTGTATCTGGATGATGCTGTGGATGTGATACAGGACACTAAAGTTGAGGGGGAGATCAGTTTGTATCCCTCCGAGGAGAATTCTAGACATATATGCATCCGTGTGGACTATGTGATAGGTGAACAGAAAAAGCACTCCAAAACCTTTTCTATTCCTGATCAGTATTTAGAAGTTAAATAG